A part of Periplaneta americana isolate PAMFEO1 chromosome 17, P.americana_PAMFEO1_priV1, whole genome shotgun sequence genomic DNA contains:
- the LOC138692578 gene encoding syntenin-1-like — protein MSLYPSLEDMKIDQLATAQQRYESQFTPVAPPVASAPPPYPLHPTEIPMPVGSNGGSLYPVLSEFMGLDLSPKALAEIAPEYAAAVPQSTAVAIPAPQTGPLAGMVAPLSGQSLGLQRAQVTHGIRELTLCKGASGKIGIRVQAINKGVFVCLVMKGSPAALAGLRFGDQILQINGTTVAGFSMDQVHSMFRKSPVNGITVVVRDRPFERTITLHKDSVGHIGFQFKNGKIIGLVKDSSAARNGLLTEHHLLEVNGQNVVGIKDKDITAIIEEGGTIITVTVIPSFIYDHMVKKMASSLIKGAMDHSIPDV, from the exons ATGTCGCTATATCCATCTCTTGAAGATATGAAAATTGATCAGCTGGCTACA GCACAGCAGCGGTATGAATCACAGTTCACACCAGTTGCACCTCCTGTTGCATCTGCACCACCTCCATATCCATTGCACCCAACAGAAATTCCCATGCCAGTTGGGAGCAATGGGGGCTCATTGTATCCTGTTCTATCTGAATTTATGGGCTTGGATCTTTCACCAAAAGCTCTTGCTGAAATCGCACCAGAATATGCTGCAGCTGTACCACAGTCA ACAGCAGTAGCTATTCCCGCACCTCAAACTGGACCACTTGCTGGAATGGTAGCACCCCTTTCAGGTCAATCACTTGGACTCCAGAGGGCCCAAGTCACTCATGGTATAAGAGAG CTGACCTTGTGTAAAGGTGCCTCTGGAAAGATTGGCATAAGAGTACAGGCTATCAACAAAGGGGTGTTCGTGTGCCTCGTCATGAAGGGGTCCCCAGCTGCCTTGGCAGGTCTTCGGTTTGGAGATCAGATTCTTCAGATCAATGGCACTACTGTTGCTGGTTTTAGCATGGATCAAGTCCACAGTATGTTCCGTAAGAGCCCGGTGAATGGAATTACCGTTGTTGTCAGAGACAG GCCATTTGAACGCACCATAACCCTGCACAAGGACAGTGTTGGTCACATTGGATTCCAATTCAAGAACGGAAAGATAATTGGTCTGGTGAAGGATTCCTCTGCAGCCCGTAACGGCTTGCTCACAGAGCACCATCTTCTGGAAGTGAATGGACAGAATGTTGTTGGGATCAAAGACAAGGATATTACAGCTATAATTGAAGAAGGAGGCACCATCATTACTGTTACGGTCATTCCTTCCTTCATATATGACCACATGGTTAAGAA aatgGCTTCGAGTCTGATCAAGGGTGCCATGGACCACTCGATCCCAGATGTGTAA